In Neoarius graeffei isolate fNeoGra1 chromosome 17, fNeoGra1.pri, whole genome shotgun sequence, a single window of DNA contains:
- the LOC132901441 gene encoding uncharacterized protein LOC132901441 isoform X2 has translation MYEAWVVYNKLEGYVLTANCTCMAGLGSCCSHAAAILFKVKVIVRMGRTEKAAVTSGECVWKDLSKKEVQPAPLREIRFNKTKKPGRQLPDRCTSAAVRNTTTTVRELTDDDINELRIMAPGAAVLTSMDNSDTDTASSDSGTEEDEDLPEPLTSLFNISFRDLSPEEMEVKCEETFLRLKSRLLPRHCERVEFVSRQQSESSEWLSYRAGRIRSTRFHRCVTTDENISKAYLMDIMQYNKTQLNVPSVLWGKSMEEMARQTYTAVMAQSHEGFSVSSCGLVIRPSDPYLGSSPDGITQCTCCGKGVLEIKCPYKYCDGLQGSTEDTQFCLDKSHILKNSHPTGDCSKTTREAQPPLKMTNIV, from the exons ATGTATGAAGCCTGGGTGGTATACAACAAGCTGGAAGGCTACGTTTTGACAGCCAATTGCACATGTATGGCAGG GCTTGGGTCATGCTGCAGCCATGCAGCTGCAATTTTATTCAAAGTCAAGGTTATTGTAAGAATGGGAAGGACAGAGAAAGCAGCAGTCACgtctggagagtgtgtgtggaaagACCTGAGCAAGAAAGAAGTTCAGCCAGCTCCGTTGAGGGAAATAAGATTCAACAAAACAAAGAAGCCAGGCAGGCAACTTCCAGATAGGTGTACTTCAGCAGCTGTTAGAAATACGACCACGACAGTCAGAG AGTTGACAGATGATGATATAAATGAATTACGGATTATGGCACCTGGAGCAGCAGTATTGACGAGTATGGACAATAGTGATACGGACACCGCATCATCCGACTCTGGCACTGAGGAAGATGAAGACCTACCTGAGCCCTTGACTTCATTATTTAACATCTCATTCAGAGACCTGTCACCAGAGGAAATGGAGGTAAAATGTGAGGAAACCTTCCTCAGGCTAAAATCTAGACTGCTGCCTCGTCATTGTGAGCGGGTAGAATTTGTGTCACGGCAGCAGTCAGAATCTTCAGAATGGCTGAGCTATAGGGCTGGTCGGATAAGGAGCACCAGATTTCACCGCTGTGTGACCACAGATGAAAATATCAGCAAAGCATACCTAATGGACATAATGCAGTACAACAAAACACAGCTAAATGTGCCATCTGTTCTCTGGGGCAAGTCTATGGAGGAAATGGCCAGACAGACATACACTGCAGTTATGGCACAAAGCCATGAAGGCTTCAGTGTCAGCTCCTGTGGCTTAGTGATACGGCCCTCTGATCCATACCTTGGGTCCTCACCAGATGGCATCACACAATGTACATGCTGTGGCAAAGGGGTCTTAGAAATAAAGTGTCCTTACAAATACTGTGATGGCCTCCAGGGAAGCACAGAGGACACACAATTCTGTCTGGACAAATCACACATTTTGAAAAATTCACaccccacgggcgattgctctaagacaacgagggaggctcagcctcctctaaaaatgacgaacatcgtgtag
- the LOC132901441 gene encoding uncharacterized protein LOC132901441 isoform X1 — protein sequence MALPIDRHYERSDYAKQLSLQDQECYINKLTLTSGHRLPDPYLIKEWTDDVSKFPGIQWPDIYSYLIDKTSVYTHEKLRAYKSLDAYDYVMCGHVQNVFYTEIDENFCALKSKILPSQHQGQKVAMYEAWVVYNKLEGYVLTANCTCMAGLGSCCSHAAAILFKVKVIVRMGRTEKAAVTSGECVWKDLSKKEVQPAPLREIRFNKTKKPGRQLPDRCTSAAVRNTTTTVRELTDDDINELRIMAPGAAVLTSMDNSDTDTASSDSGTEEDEDLPEPLTSLFNISFRDLSPEEMEVKCEETFLRLKSRLLPRHCERVEFVSRQQSESSEWLSYRAGRIRSTRFHRCVTTDENISKAYLMDIMQYNKTQLNVPSVLWGKSMEEMARQTYTAVMAQSHEGFSVSSCGLVIRPSDPYLGSSPDGITQCTCCGKGVLEIKCPYKYCDGLQGSTEDTQFCLDKSHILKNSHPTGDCSKTTREAQPPLKMTNIV from the exons atggcgctgcccatagaccggcattatgagcggtcagattatgcaaaacaattgtcgttacaagatcaagaatgctacataaataagttaactctaacaagtggacatcgcctaccggatccgtatttaattaaagagtggacggacgatgttagtaagttccctggtatacaatggccagatatatactcgtaccttattgacaagacttcagtgtacacccacgaaaaacttcgtgcctacaagtctttagatgcatatgattatgttatgtgcgggcatgtacagaacgtgttttacacCGAAATTGATGAAAACTTCTGTGCTCTGAAGTcaaaaatcttaccaagtcagcaTCAAGGTCAGAAGGTTGCTATGTATGAAGCCTGGGTGGTATACAACAAGCTGGAAGGCTACGTTTTGACAGCCAATTGCACATGTATGGCAGG GCTTGGGTCATGCTGCAGCCATGCAGCTGCAATTTTATTCAAAGTCAAGGTTATTGTAAGAATGGGAAGGACAGAGAAAGCAGCAGTCACgtctggagagtgtgtgtggaaagACCTGAGCAAGAAAGAAGTTCAGCCAGCTCCGTTGAGGGAAATAAGATTCAACAAAACAAAGAAGCCAGGCAGGCAACTTCCAGATAGGTGTACTTCAGCAGCTGTTAGAAATACGACCACGACAGTCAGAG AGTTGACAGATGATGATATAAATGAATTACGGATTATGGCACCTGGAGCAGCAGTATTGACGAGTATGGACAATAGTGATACGGACACCGCATCATCCGACTCTGGCACTGAGGAAGATGAAGACCTACCTGAGCCCTTGACTTCATTATTTAACATCTCATTCAGAGACCTGTCACCAGAGGAAATGGAGGTAAAATGTGAGGAAACCTTCCTCAGGCTAAAATCTAGACTGCTGCCTCGTCATTGTGAGCGGGTAGAATTTGTGTCACGGCAGCAGTCAGAATCTTCAGAATGGCTGAGCTATAGGGCTGGTCGGATAAGGAGCACCAGATTTCACCGCTGTGTGACCACAGATGAAAATATCAGCAAAGCATACCTAATGGACATAATGCAGTACAACAAAACACAGCTAAATGTGCCATCTGTTCTCTGGGGCAAGTCTATGGAGGAAATGGCCAGACAGACATACACTGCAGTTATGGCACAAAGCCATGAAGGCTTCAGTGTCAGCTCCTGTGGCTTAGTGATACGGCCCTCTGATCCATACCTTGGGTCCTCACCAGATGGCATCACACAATGTACATGCTGTGGCAAAGGGGTCTTAGAAATAAAGTGTCCTTACAAATACTGTGATGGCCTCCAGGGAAGCACAGAGGACACACAATTCTGTCTGGACAAATCACACATTTTGAAAAATTCACaccccacgggcgattgctctaagacaacgagggaggctcagcctcctctaaaaatgacgaacatcgtgtag